From the genome of Psychroserpens ponticola, one region includes:
- a CDS encoding ABC transporter permease, translated as MLKILKYSFFDLMRSRWSYVYFAFYLLLGVVLLFLNNDLSKAVITLMNVIIVLVPLIGTIFGVMYYYNSKEFTELLLAQPLKRSSIFLGQYLGVALSLSISLILGLGIPFVFYGLFESSAIWDFSLLLITGTFLTLIFTALAFNIALSNENKIKGFGYAILLWLFLAIIYDGLFLMTLIMFEDYPLDKLSLVGTMLNPIDLSRTLILLKLDISALLGYTGAVFKQFFGTSFGLIVSFVMLTVWVVLPVFRIIFKSRKKDF; from the coding sequence ATGCTTAAAATATTAAAATATAGTTTTTTCGATTTAATGCGTAGCCGTTGGAGTTACGTCTATTTTGCATTCTATTTATTACTCGGAGTTGTACTCTTGTTTTTAAATAATGATTTATCAAAAGCGGTCATCACTTTAATGAATGTAATTATCGTTTTAGTACCTTTAATTGGAACCATTTTTGGCGTCATGTATTATTATAATTCTAAAGAATTTACCGAACTCCTCCTTGCACAACCTTTAAAACGATCTTCCATATTTCTTGGACAATATTTAGGTGTAGCATTATCACTTTCTATTAGTTTGATTCTCGGACTTGGAATTCCTTTTGTTTTCTATGGCTTATTTGAAAGTAGTGCCATTTGGGATTTTTCTTTACTGTTAATTACAGGAACATTTTTAACGCTAATCTTTACGGCTTTGGCGTTTAATATTGCGCTGTCAAATGAAAATAAAATTAAAGGATTTGGTTATGCAATTCTGTTATGGCTGTTTTTAGCTATTATTTATGATGGCTTGTTTTTAATGACTTTAATTATGTTTGAAGATTACCCCTTAGATAAATTATCATTAGTTGGAACCATGCTAAATCCTATAGATTTATCAAGAACTCTAATTCTTTTAAAATTAGATATTTCAGCTTTATTAGGATATACAGGAGCAGTTTTTAAACAATTTTTCGGAACTAGTTTCGGACTTATAGTATCATTTGTTATGTTGACAGTTTGGGTTGTTTTACCTGTATTTCGAATTATTTTTAAATCTCGTAAGAAAGATTTTTAG